In Candidatus Flexicrinis affinis, the following are encoded in one genomic region:
- a CDS encoding response regulator produces MTERPTVLIVDDDYSALSLLGIMLEREGFEPVKVYDAHEALAALGLRTPDLIILDLMMPGIDGVRLATILRQRRDTSRTPILMLSSMADQDNIRRGLDAGANDYLIKPVLHADLIAKVRALIKAARS; encoded by the coding sequence GTGACGGAACGACCGACGGTCTTGATCGTTGATGACGACTACAGCGCGCTTTCGCTGCTGGGCATCATGCTCGAACGCGAAGGCTTCGAACCAGTAAAGGTCTACGACGCCCACGAGGCCCTTGCCGCGCTGGGCCTGCGAACGCCGGACTTGATCATCCTCGATCTGATGATGCCGGGGATTGACGGCGTAAGGCTGGCGACGATCCTGCGCCAGCGGCGAGACACCTCGCGCACACCGATCCTCATGCTGTCATCGATGGCCGATCAGGACAACATCCGGCGCGGCCTTGACGCCGGCGCCAACGATTACCTCATCAAGCCCGTGCTCCACGCCGATTTGATCGCCAAAGTGCGCGCGTTGATCAAGGCTGCACGGTCCTAA